The DNA sequence ATCACGGGGAGTATATTGAAGCCTGTCTCGATTCCATTTTTTTTCAGGACTATGGCAATATTGAAATTATCGTGGTTGATGACTGTTCCAACGACGATACCAGAGAAATCCTCCACGATTACGCCAAAAAGGTAACAACGGAAAAAACATCCTACGCCTTCAACTACGACGAAAAGAAAGATATGATAGAGCGCAGAGAGATCTTCCGTTATCCGCAAGAAGGGCGCGAGCTTCGCATCATTCATAACGATCACAACATGGGCGCAACCCGGACGTACAACCGGGGCCTCAAGGAAGCCAGCGGGGAGTATTGCTCTTTTGTTGCCTCTGACGACATCTGTCATCCTCTGATGATTTCGGAGCTGGCCAGAATCCTGGATGCAGGGCTGGCTGATTTTGTTTATGGAGACATGTTCATCATAGATGACAGGCACAGGATATTGAGGGAGTTCAAACTGCCGGACTACAGCTTTGAAGCCTCCTTTTGCAGCTGGTTTCTGTGCGGAGTAGCCACCCTTTACCGTAGAGAGCTCCACGATCAATTCGGATATTATGATGAGAATGCCGCAGCCGATGACCACGAATGCTACCTGAGATTTGCCCGAAACGGCGCCCGCTTTTACCATATTCCAAAGGTGCTCTATTCTGTTCGCAGCCATGCGCAGAGAAATGTGGGACTGCATGCTCCTGACCGTTTTGGCAAGCTCCTTCAGCACTCCAAGCAACTGGTGTTAGCAGCGAGAAGGCGGCATGGACGCATCGAGTCATAATCGGCATGGACACAGAGGTTGGCAAAGAATATCGTAAAGCGGAATCACGCGAGGGCAAGCGGAATGGCATCGACAAAGGTCGTCATCGTCCTGGGCATGAGCAGATCCGGAACCAGTCTTTTAACCAAGGGCATTAATGTCCTCGGTGTCGAACTGGGCGACCATTTGTTACCGTCAACCACCGCCAATCCGAAAGGATATTGGGAAAATGCCGATATTTTTGACATCAATGAGCGGCTTCTGGAGTTGATAGGCAGCAGCTGGCACAGCGTTGCATTAACCGGTGAGATCGATTTTTCCAGCCACTGCTTTGATCCTATAAAGGGCGCCGCGCGCGCCGTGATAGCAAACCTCGCCTCCCGATATCCTATCTGGGGATTTAAGGATCCGCGGGCATGCCGCTTGCTTCCATTTTGGCAGGGCCTCTTGAATGATTTGGATGCGGACATCCATTATGTCGTATGTTTAAGGTCCCCGACGGATGTGGCGCTGTCATTGGAGAGGAGAAACCGTTTTGGAACACGCAAAAGCCTTCTTCTCTGGCTTGTGCATATGTATTGCATCGCGAAATACATCAACAATGATCAATCTATCATAATTCAGTATGAAGTATTAATGAACAGTGCCCATGAGCAGATCAATAGAATTGCCAGTTTTTTGAACATTGACGTTTCTGATAAGCAAGAAGCCATTCGTGAATACTGCAGCTGTTTCCTGGATGCGGATTTGCATCATCATTGTTCCGATCGGAATAAATTGCAGGCCATGTCTGATTTCCGGCAAATTATTACCTGCTATGATCATCTGGTGTCGTTGGCCTCACGCGACCGTGTCAAAAGAGAAGATTGGATGGAGCTGTCAAGCCATCTTAATGGCATTGAACTTATTTGGAGCTTTTTTCATGAGGTTTCGGAATGGGAGATTAGAAATCTGAGGGCTGCTCCACTGACTCAATGCAGTTTTTTAGCGGAGCAACACCTTCTCTTGTTAAATGATCCGGATACGTCGCAAGGGCCGGAGGAATCCCTTATCCTTTTTGTGGATTACCCCGAAAAGACCCATCCTGCTCCCGTTTTTAGAAAGCTCGCCGTTTCCGGCTGGGCATTGTCCCTTTCGGGCATCGCACAGGTCCAAGTCTTGCAACCTGATGGCAGACTCGTTCACCTGGATTACGGATTGCCGCGAAAAGATGTACAAGAACTTCACCCAGCTTATCCGTATGCGGATTCAAGTGGTTTCAGCGGCTGCCTCAATTTGTCGCGCCTTGGGCCTGGGAGTTATGAACTTTGCGTAAGGGTCACCTCGCGATCAGGCGAGGTGAAAGAATCGCGCATACCGTTCGTCAAAATCGGACCCTCGGCCGCCGTATCAGACGCTTGATATGGATGGAGAATTTTATATGGTATTCAGCATCGTCATTCCCCTTTACAACAACCTTCCCTACACAGAAAAGTGCCTCCAGAGTATCCTGTTGCACACCCCGAAGGAACCTCTATTTGAGATCGTTGTCATTGACAACGGATCTACGGATGGTACGGGCGAATATCTCAACGCCTTTGCTGCCCGTCATTCCCGAACAATCTTCCGCGCCGTCTCCAATCCCGAAAACCTGGGTTTCGCCAGGGCATGCAATCAGGCGGCGAGACTGGCGGGCGGAGCCATCCTTGTCTTTCTTAACAACGATACGCTGGTTCATAGCGGCTGGAGCAGTGCCCTCATCGATGAACTTTCTTCTCAACCGGAAACAGGTGTTGTGGGTGCCAGGTTGTTATACCCGGATGGCACGATACAGCACAGCGGCGTGGCAATCGGCGGAAACCGTATCCCTTACCACATCCATCGCGGCCTCGATAAAGGCCATCCAGTGGTTAGTAACCGACGGAGGTTCCGCATTGTCACCGGGGCATGCATGGCCGTACACCGAGGAGAGTTTCTCCGACTGGGGGGGTTTGACGAGGGCTATGTAAATGGTCATGAAGATGTTGATCTGTGCCTCCGTTATGATGCAGCCGGACGGCATGTCATCTATCGTCCCGACTGCGTTGTCACTCATTTTGAGGAAAGCAGCGAAGGGAGACTGGCCTGCTGTCAGGCGAACACGCATCGGACCTTCTTCAAATGGGGCCGAATCCTTCGACAGGATGACTTCAACTTTCAATTTCCGGAAACAGAACGCCAACAACCCGACACGCCCTTGGCTTTTTCCCTTAAAATCTGCGCCCCGGATCGAAGATGCTGCGACTGGGGAGACCTCTTTTTTGCCCAAGGTCTGGCAAAGGCACTCTGCAAGCGCGGCCACGGCTGCCGTATCGACTATATGAACGAATGGGGAAGCCGCGACACCGATATCGACATCGTTGTTCACATCGCCGGGTTGTCGCGGTATTATCCTAAACCTTACAACTACAATATTCTTTGGATCGTCAGTCATCCCTCAAGGATCACTCCTCAAGAACTGGCGTCCTATGATTTGGTATTGGTGGCCTCATCGAAATTTGCGCCAAAAGTGAAGGCCATGACTCACACACCCGTGCATACTTTCTTACAGGCCTCTGACGTGGAACACTTCTATCCGTTTCCGGAGAAGGAGAAAGACCTGGACGTGGTATTTGTCGGTAACAATATCGGCACCGGGAGATTAAAGATGCGCCGGGTTGTGGCGGAGGCGTTAAGATTGGGACGTCCGCTGGCGGTATGGGGCAAGGGGTGGAAGGGGCTTCTGCCCGATGATGTATGGCAGGGCGAATTTGTTCCATGGGGGGAGTTGCCGGATACCTATAGAAGAGCCAAGGTCGTTCTCAACGACCACCATCCTGACATGCTGTGCAACGGTTTTGTAAACAACCGGACCTTTGACGTACTCGCATGCGGGGCACAACTGGTAACCGACTCCCTGTCCGGTCTTGAACAGGAGCTTGGATGCGTCCCTGTCTTTAGCGAAACAAGACCGATTAAACAGATTTTCCGCGGCCTGGAGGCGGTCAGAACCGAGGAAAGACAGCGCATTTCAAATGAATTGAGACGGATCGTACAAGACCGCTTTTCTTTTGATGCGCGGGCAGGGGAACTGTTGGCGCTTGCCGACCATTACGGTTTCTCATCTCGAAAGCTGAAGAAGCAGCGTGCCACTGCTGCAAGGACGGAAACGGAGGGACCTTTGGTGTCGGTCCTCATGAGCACCTACAACCGGAAGAATCTATTGCCCGCAGCTGTGAGATCCGTGCTCGACCAGACCTACCGTAGTCTGGAACTCATCGTGGTCAATGACGGGGGGGACAGCGCAAAAACGATCGTCGAAAGCATGGAAGATAACCGAGTGCTGTATATAGACGCGCCCCATGTCTCAAAAGGACACGCCCTCAACACCGCCTTTTCCCATTCCCGGGGGGAATTCATCGCATATCTGGATGACGACGATATCTGGTACCCCAACCACCTGGAAACCATTGTATTTTTTTTGCGAAATGTGCCCAGGGTACGTTTTGCCTACACCGACGCACTGCGTGCAGCCGATCCGTCTGAGCAAGACCTTTCTGTCGCGTCCAACATCTATAAAGAGTTGATTTATTCTCGACAGGTCTTTCTCCCGCAGCTTTTGGAATCGAACAGTATCCCGGGGATTGTCGCTGCCCACGATCGACACGCCTTTGAAGAAATCGGAGGTTTTGACCCTAAGCTCCAGGTGCTTGTGGATTTTGACTTTTTCAGACGGCTTGCCGCCATAACCGATCCCTATCATATTGCAGAAACCACGGCAGAATATTCCAAACGCCGGGACAGTGGCACCACCGGACAGGGGCACATGACCAACCTGCATAAAACGGACAGACCGCGCTATCTTGCCAACCATTGTCGGATCGTTAGGAAAAAACTGCCGCTTGATCAAAAACCGGATGCGACCGAAGTACTGGGTGAGGTTCGCAAGAAGATCGCCTGTATGTTTCTTAATGCACGAGGCGAGCATTTTTTTGCAGAGGGCAAACATTATCGCGCCGCTGCCAGCTTTCGACTGGCAGCAAAAATGGCATTCAAGGAAATGCGCAAATACCAAAGGTTTTAATCATCGTGGCTGACAAAATTGACCCGCATACAATATTTTCCCATTGGAAGCAGATGATGCCTCCTGAAGAATTGATCCTTGCGTATTCATTATACAGCAGCGGCGATGTCGTGCGGGCAAACGACCTGCTGGCGAAGTATGGGCTTCCCCCAGCGGTCTTGGCCGAAATGAAATATGTCCATGTATGGAGCGTCCACTCATATTTGGCGGACCCCGCGAACTGCGATATCCATAAGCCCCCAGAACAGTGGAATGTTGCTGCCGTTATCCCGGTACGCGGCGGGTCGCGCGGAATCCCACGTAAGGCCCTTGCATCGCTCGCCGGCCGGCCCCTGCTGGAACATGCCATTGAAAAATGCCGCCGAAGCCGTTACATAAAACGGGTCATTGTGAGCACGGATGATGAGGAAATCGCTGATGCCGCACGCCGGGCCGGAGCTGAAACACCTTACCTTAGGCCTCGTGAACTCTCTTCCGACAGGGCCACCCTGAAGGATGTACTCCGGTTTGCCCTTTACTGGTTGGAGGTCCAGGAACACTATTTTCATGATTTCCTGTTTATGGTTTCCGCGACCCACCCCCTCTGCCCAGCCGAAGAGATGGATCGCGCCTTGGAGCGGTTGTTTCAATCTGATGCCAAAAACCTCGCCTCTGTTGTGGAACGCATGGAGGAGGGGAAAGAATTCTTCAACCCGGAGGGGGAGGTTATTCTCATTCCAAAAGAGACGGGGCCGCTCTACGGTCAGTGCGGCGCATTTGCCCTCTGGTCGCGCCATCCCACCTACTATCTGCCGCAAGCCCTATATCAATCGCTCTTTGGGGCTGTTCCTCACTCGCTGCCTTATGTGCTCTGTCCAGAACACGGTTTGGACATTGACACGCCTTTTGACCTCAAATTGTGTGAGAACTGGTTGATGCGCGGCGATTTGATTCGAGTATTGGCCCCTGCAGATATCGACACCTTGTGGGACACCCCCTCTATGCACAAATCACTCCAGAATTCATCTCTCGGCGCTGTTATGTGGATAGAGGAATATCCCGAGGAATACGTGTTCGGTTCCAAGCCGGTTCTTTTCCACACCCTTGATGCGATACTCGACAGCGGCTGCTTTGGCATGGTTGTTCTTGCCGGAACAACCGCTGTCAGTGAGGCCCTGGCCAAAAAATCCGGAATGCCATTGTGTCGAAAACAGCCTTTTAACAGAAACGGCCGGCTTAATTTGGATGCGCAGTCTGAGTTGTGGAGGATATTGGGCCCGAATATTAAAGACACGGTGCTCATTAACGGGCACGCACCGCTTTTGGATGCGGCATTGATCCGCAAGTTTATTGAACACTATGAACGGATGGGGCAAAAGGGTTGCCGTTCAGTGTCGGAACCCAAAACCAACCCATATTGGTTGAAATATATAAAAAATGATCAAATTTATAATGTTTTAGAAAAGAACATAGGTTTTAGGCAAGAGCTTCCACAAATAGAGTATGTTGATGAAGTGCTGACCGCATACGGTGCAGGCAGGGGTGAAAGATTTGAGTCGCTGTTTCATATTCCACAAGACAAGGCCGTAATCGTCCGAGGCAGGCTTGATCTTATTCGAGCGGTTACAATCGCCCAGGAGAAGGAAGCTTCCCAGGAACGCTTAACGATACCTCCTTAGTTTTTTCAAAACCGTATCCTCACTTGGATAGACTTTTTTCATCCCATCACCCAGTGCCATCTCAATCTCGCGGATTTCCTCTACCAGTCTCTGCAAATCCGCAGGTTCAAGAGACGCAGCCTGATCATTGCCCCACAGGCCTCGATCAATGGTGATATGGCGTTCCACAAAAGAAGCCCCGATAGCCACTGCGGCACAGGTGGTAACCAGCCCCACCTCATGTCCTGAATAGCCGATAGGACAGTTGAACTCCCGTTGCAGCGTCCTGATCATATTCAGATTGAGCTCCTCCGGCGGACACGCATAACTGCTGGTACAGTGCGCGATGAGAAGGCGGTCCTGGTCGAGCAGGGAAACCGCATGCCGTATCTCTTCCATGGTCGACATGCCGGTAGACAGGATCAAAGGACGTCCCGTTGAATTCAGCCGTCGCAGGAGGTCGTCATTCGTGAGAACTGCGGAGCATGCCTTGTAGCAGGCCGGGGAAAACTGTTGCAGAAAATCAACCGATGGCTCATCCCAACACGATGCAAACCACAGGATGCCTCTTTTTTTGCAATATCGATCAATCTCCCTGTATTCGTCCTCATCAAACTCCACCTTATAACGATATTCCAGGTATGCCATGGCGCCCCAGGGGGTGTTTATCACGACGCTTTGTTGGTGCGGCGGTACACAGAGTTGAGGGGTCCGTTTTTGGAACTTGACGGCGTCACACCCAGCGGAGACAGCCGAATCTATCAGCTTTTTGGCCAGTTCGAGACTGCCGTTATGATTGATCCCAATCTCAGCAATAATGTATGCGGGCTGATGATCGCCTATCAGACGGTCTCCGATTTGGATGGACACGTGATCCATATCTCATATTCCCCTTGGCCAGCCGTCAGCCATGCCTTTTACAAATTGGACAGTTTCAGGACCCTGATCTTTGGATCCACAAACTGGCGAATAAAATCGTGGATTTCCTCCTGTCTGCCAAACGATGTGACCACCACAGCATCCACCTCCATGTCTCTCAAGGCCTCCGGCGGTTGAATCACCAGCCCCCCGAATCGATTCCCCTGTTTCTTCAGATCGCTGTCCACAATCCCCACCACATTCAATTGGACCTCGCTTATTCCGGCAGAAACGACCTCTGCAGTAGAGGAAGCCCCAAATAGCGCCACCCTGCGAACACCATCCTCGCGGATCTGACGAAGTCTTCCAACAATTTCCTCCTTGGCTTCGCCATAAAGGCGAATAATCTCTGCGGAATAGGAGATCAACAGGGAAAGGAGTTCATCCCTCCCCTTTGTCGTGAGGTGATATTCGCATGTCCTATTGGTATTTCCGGTGACGGTGATCAATTCCTGTTTCTGTAGCTCTTTCATATAATTATTGACCATTGAACTGCTCAGGCAGGCAATTTCACCGATCCTTCGCTGGCTGACTTCAGCAAAATTATGAATGGCCATAAGCACGGATAAGCGCCTGAAGTGTGTTTTAGGCGCGAGGAACTTGGACTCGAATAGCTGAATCATCTTACAAAACCCAGAGAATTGTTCGTTCAGTGAATGGACAGTAATATCACTTTTAAAACGTCAAATCTACTATTGGCTCAATGACCTTCGGGAATAAAGGGTTCTCCAGCGGACTAAAAGTCCCCGGACAGGACCCGGCCGCTACGATCCGATGTCATCGTCATTTTGCCGGTATTGCGGTAGACAGTGCTCGAAACAGTCACGTTGTTCAAGAAAAAAAAGGAACTCCGAACAAATTTAAGGCGATGGGTAATGAGTTCCCTATTCCGGAAACTAATGTCTGAAATGGATGCTGCCAGGCGTGAGAGGTGCGACCTGCACGCTTCCAATTGGGTGGCATAAGGTTCTTCAGCCAAACCCGAAATTTCACGAAGATTCAGCCCCTGAGTGGGTCGTCCCATGATCCCTGCCAGGTCTTCAGCAACGGCTTTCCTCTTTCGGTCCAGGTCCTGAATCCTGGGAACCAGCGATGTTTTTCCCTCCGTGGCCGTTCTGAGCGCATCGAGATCCGATCGCGTGACTGCATCTTTTTCGTCTTGCGCCAGATTCAGCATCATCCCGAAAAGGTCGGCTTCCTCTCGAAGGATCTTCAGAAGATTGTCCAGCATCCGTTCCATGTCACCCATTATTATGGTTTCGCGCTCCCTGCAGCGTCAGGTTTAGTGCCATACGGGTAAGGCGCCCTGTAAGAAATAGATAATCTTTGTGGTTTCGTGTCTTTGTTTGCCCCGTAGCTTCGGAAACTGGTACTGGGGTGTGGGTCCCGCTTGGGCGGGATTGGTTGCAGCTATCCGCATTAGACGGTGACTGCTCCTGCTTAAGCGCATAAAACACAGGAGCCCCCCTTCGCGAGCGCCCTGCCCCCCGCAAAGAGAGATGTCTCTTACATGACAACGCCGTCGGTCTGTCAAATCAGTTCATTTAACAGCGCTTCTTCTATCATTTTTGAGGCGATCTTTTCCCCATCAATCTGATATTCACCCGCTTCAATCCGGGCTCGTATTTCCGCCACTTTCTCCTCACGAATATCAGGAAGAGAATCTATCAATTCCTTTGCCCTCTGAATCTGTTTGGCTTCCGGGGATAACTCAACCTTATCCTTTGAAATACCGTCTCCTGAACCCGCGCCTGAAAAAGAATGGGGCTTTTCTCTGTCTCTGACATTCTTTGTATAGGCATCCAGATTTGCGAGACGATGGTCACCCGCTATTTTCACTTGAAAACCCTCCCTTCAACGGAACTGGCCCTGTGCGATCCCAAAAACAATCCCTTGCAATAGAAAGATATGCTGCTGATGTTTTCAGGCTTTGAATGATCATGCGGCCATACGCGATCCATTCAAAAGGATTATCGGTTGCCTGTATTAAAAACTTTAACATTTTTTTAGTCCTTGCCGCTATTTTTTTCTTCCGGTCCGGATGTCGACCCGAGACGCTCCATGAGAAGGGTCGAGAGGCCGATTCCACGTTCAGAGGCCAGTTCCCTCGCGATTTGAGCATCGAACATGGAGGTGTACATCTCTTCCCCCCTCCCTCCGGTCAAAAGACCGGCCTTGGGGACAGCTGACCGCATCTCCTTGAGCAGATGGAAAATGAAGAGGGACTCCAGCTCTGCGCAGGCCTTTTTCAGTTCAACGGGATCCCTCCCCTCTGCGGGGACCTGCCCGGCCTTGGGCCTTTCCTTTATCGGGTGGGTTTTACTGAGTGATTGAATGGCCTGCTGCATCTTGAGGGAGGATCCGGAGATGGCATCGGGCATTACATTACCTCCAGTTCGGCTTCCAGGGCCCCGGCAGCCCTGAGCGCCTGGAATATGGTCATCAGGTCCCGTGGAGATACCCCAAGGGCGTTGAGGCCCCTGACCACATCGGCGATGGTCACGCTCCGTTTCACAAGGAAGAGCTTGCTTTTTTCTTCTTCTGCGGAGATGTTCGTGTCACTGGTTACCACGGTGGCTCCTCCTGGAGCGGTGATGGTGCTCCCGTCCTCCGAGGTCATCGGCCCTGCCCCCGGCGCCGCGCCCGGGGCAAAGGGCATCGGTTGAGAGACATCCTCATTTTCCTTGATCTCGATGCTGAGATTCCCGTGGGCGATGGCGACCGTTGCAATCCGGACATTTTCTCCGATCACCACCGTACCGGTTCGCTCATTAATGACCACTTTTGAAGATTTGTCCGGATCAATATCCAATTGCTCTATCATGGCCACCAACTCAACCGTATGGCCTGAATATTCCTTCGGAATTTCAACCTCTATGGTGCCGGCATCCAAGGCCCTCGCCAACCGGTCTTTCAGTGCTGAATTAATGCTTTTCACAATCCTTATAGCGTTGGTAAAATCCGGATTTCTCAAGGAGAATGACAAGGCCCCCTTCTTGACAAACGCGTAAGGAATTTCATTTTCGATAATGCCGCCTCCTACAATCCGGCCTACGGTGGGGAAGTTCTTGGTGACCTTGGCCGCCTTTCCCGAAACCGCATAACCGCCGGTGCTGACCGGTCCCTGAGCCACCACATAGACTCTTCCATCGGCCCCCTTGAGCGGCGTAACCAGCAAGGTTCCGCCCGTGAGGCTTTCCGCATCGCCGATGGAACTGACCGTCACGTCAATTTTTGAGCCAACCTTTCCAAATGCGGGCAGATCCGCGGTAACCATCACCGCAGCGACATTTTCGATCTTTTCCACATTTTTGGGGTCCACCGTCACCCCCATCCTTTCCAGCAGACTGGCCAGTGACTGAAAAGTGAATTGGGAGTCCTTTCCATCCCCTGTTCCGCTCAACCCCACGACCAGGCCGTACCCTACCAGCTGATTGGTGCGAACCCCCTTCACTTCCGTCAGTTCCTTGATTCGGGAGGCGTCGGCGTCCCCAACGCAGAAGAATAGGGCCACACATGCAATCGTCGCCTTCGCAACCAAATTACTTGGGAACACGAAGATGTTTTTCATAATTCTCTCCTGCAGTGCCATGAGGGAACCATCTGCATTTAAAATGGCGACAATACATTGAAAAGGTTGGAAAACCAGCCTGGACGCTGACGTTGATTGATTACGCCCCTCCCCCTGTAAACCAGTTTTGCGTCCGAAATGCAGGATGAATCGACCTCATAGCGCCTCTTTTTGGGTTCGTAGCGGATGTCCCTCGGCTGAATAATCCCGGATATGAGCAGATCCTGGGTCTCATCATTTACCGTGATCTCCCGGCCCCCCACAATCACCAGGTTGCCGTCGGGGAGGACCTTGACGACTCTTGCAGTGATGGTTCCTGTGAGTATGCCGGTCCGTGTCGTTCTTCCACCACCCTTGGAACTGTTGCTGAGTTCTGCATCCGCGGATCCTTTATAGTCGCCCGCCTTCCAATTGGTGCCGGACCAGCCGGCCTTCATGCTGCCGCCGATGCCTCCTGTTCTTTCGACATCCGTATTGGCGCCTGACTCGCCCCTGAGTCTACTGTCCGGATCCAGATAAACCGTTACCACGTCTCCCACGTTGCTGGCCTTATAATCCTTGAATAATGAGCTCAGTTCCCCATTTTCCCGCCAGAGGGATCCCTCATATTTTGTCGGCTGCAGTCGATGCTCATAGTTGATTTCAGGACCGCCGGAGACGACTGGCATGGACAGGAGGGGTTCTTTACGGATCTCCTGGGAGCTGCCTCCGCATCCGGCAAGGGATAAGAGAAGGAAAACAACCGCAATTCCAAATGGTACTACCACCGTCCGCCCCCACCTGACAAACATCCCCTTGTCTCCTTTTTCAGAAATCGACCCGCACTGTTTTTGAATCCACCACCTGGGCGTAGATGCCCTTTTTGGAGTCAATATTTTCAACCAGGATTCTTTCCCCTTCACGACCTTCTCGTACCTTGACAACGCCTAATGCCGTTATCCTCATCCCCGCCGATTCGGCGAGCACCGTCACCACATCCCCCCGTTTGACCATGGGCGGGAATTCAATCATATCCGTTCTCAATACGGCCCTGACATTAACGGCCTTCCGAGTTCTTTTTCCAAGGATGTCTCCCAAATCCGCCAATGCATTGGAAGGGAGGTTCGCCACGTCCATTTCCTGCACTTCAATATCGTCTTCCGTGATCTCCCGGTATCTCCCCAAAGGCCTCTTGGCGA is a window from the Deltaproteobacteria bacterium genome containing:
- a CDS encoding flagellar protein FlgN; the protein is MGDMERMLDNLLKILREEADLFGMMLNLAQDEKDAVTRSDLDALRTATEGKTSLVPRIQDLDRKRKAVAEDLAGIMGRPTQGLNLREISGLAEEPYATQLEACRSHLSRLAASISDISFRNRELITHRLKFVRSSFFFLNNVTVSSTVYRNTGKMTMTSDRSGRVLSGDF
- the flgM gene encoding flagellar biosynthesis anti-sigma factor FlgM translates to MKIAGDHRLANLDAYTKNVRDREKPHSFSGAGSGDGISKDKVELSPEAKQIQRAKELIDSLPDIREEKVAEIRARIEAGEYQIDGEKIASKMIEEALLNELI
- a CDS encoding NTP transferase domain-containing protein, producing MADKIDPHTIFSHWKQMMPPEELILAYSLYSSGDVVRANDLLAKYGLPPAVLAEMKYVHVWSVHSYLADPANCDIHKPPEQWNVAAVIPVRGGSRGIPRKALASLAGRPLLEHAIEKCRRSRYIKRVIVSTDDEEIADAARRAGAETPYLRPRELSSDRATLKDVLRFALYWLEVQEHYFHDFLFMVSATHPLCPAEEMDRALERLFQSDAKNLASVVERMEEGKEFFNPEGEVILIPKETGPLYGQCGAFALWSRHPTYYLPQALYQSLFGAVPHSLPYVLCPEHGLDIDTPFDLKLCENWLMRGDLIRVLAPADIDTLWDTPSMHKSLQNSSLGAVMWIEEYPEEYVFGSKPVLFHTLDAILDSGCFGMVVLAGTTAVSEALAKKSGMPLCRKQPFNRNGRLNLDAQSELWRILGPNIKDTVLINGHAPLLDAALIRKFIEHYERMGQKGCRSVSEPKTNPYWLKYIKNDQIYNVLEKNIGFRQELPQIEYVDEVLTAYGAGRGERFESLFHIPQDKAVIVRGRLDLIRAVTIAQEKEASQERLTIPP
- a CDS encoding flagellar basal body P-ring protein FlgI, which codes for MKNIFVFPSNLVAKATIACVALFFCVGDADASRIKELTEVKGVRTNQLVGYGLVVGLSGTGDGKDSQFTFQSLASLLERMGVTVDPKNVEKIENVAAVMVTADLPAFGKVGSKIDVTVSSIGDAESLTGGTLLVTPLKGADGRVYVVAQGPVSTGGYAVSGKAAKVTKNFPTVGRIVGGGIIENEIPYAFVKKGALSFSLRNPDFTNAIRIVKSINSALKDRLARALDAGTIEVEIPKEYSGHTVELVAMIEQLDIDPDKSSKVVINERTGTVVIGENVRIATVAIAHGNLSIEIKENEDVSQPMPFAPGAAPGAGPMTSEDGSTITAPGGATVVTSDTNISAEEEKSKLFLVKRSVTIADVVRGLNALGVSPRDLMTIFQALRAAGALEAELEVM
- a CDS encoding rod-binding protein; the encoded protein is MPDAISGSSLKMQQAIQSLSKTHPIKERPKAGQVPAEGRDPVELKKACAELESLFIFHLLKEMRSAVPKAGLLTGGRGEEMYTSMFDAQIARELASERGIGLSTLLMERLGSTSGPEEKNSGKD
- a CDS encoding flagellar basal body L-ring protein FlgH, with amino-acid sequence MVVPFGIAVVFLLLSLAGCGGSSQEIRKEPLLSMPVVSGGPEINYEHRLQPTKYEGSLWRENGELSSLFKDYKASNVGDVVTVYLDPDSRLRGESGANTDVERTGGIGGSMKAGWSGTNWKAGDYKGSADAELSNSSKGGGRTTRTGILTGTITARVVKVLPDGNLVIVGGREITVNDETQDLLISGIIQPRDIRYEPKKRRYEVDSSCISDAKLVYRGRGVINQRQRPGWFSNLFNVLSPF
- a CDS encoding glycosyltransferase, with the translated sequence MVFSIVIPLYNNLPYTEKCLQSILLHTPKEPLFEIVVIDNGSTDGTGEYLNAFAARHSRTIFRAVSNPENLGFARACNQAARLAGGAILVFLNNDTLVHSGWSSALIDELSSQPETGVVGARLLYPDGTIQHSGVAIGGNRIPYHIHRGLDKGHPVVSNRRRFRIVTGACMAVHRGEFLRLGGFDEGYVNGHEDVDLCLRYDAAGRHVIYRPDCVVTHFEESSEGRLACCQANTHRTFFKWGRILRQDDFNFQFPETERQQPDTPLAFSLKICAPDRRCCDWGDLFFAQGLAKALCKRGHGCRIDYMNEWGSRDTDIDIVVHIAGLSRYYPKPYNYNILWIVSHPSRITPQELASYDLVLVASSKFAPKVKAMTHTPVHTFLQASDVEHFYPFPEKEKDLDVVFVGNNIGTGRLKMRRVVAEALRLGRPLAVWGKGWKGLLPDDVWQGEFVPWGELPDTYRRAKVVLNDHHPDMLCNGFVNNRTFDVLACGAQLVTDSLSGLEQELGCVPVFSETRPIKQIFRGLEAVRTEERQRISNELRRIVQDRFSFDARAGELLALADHYGFSSRKLKKQRATAARTETEGPLVSVLMSTYNRKNLLPAAVRSVLDQTYRSLELIVVNDGGDSAKTIVESMEDNRVLYIDAPHVSKGHALNTAFSHSRGEFIAYLDDDDIWYPNHLETIVFFLRNVPRVRFAYTDALRAADPSEQDLSVASNIYKELIYSRQVFLPQLLESNSIPGIVAAHDRHAFEEIGGFDPKLQVLVDFDFFRRLAAITDPYHIAETTAEYSKRRDSGTTGQGHMTNLHKTDRPRYLANHCRIVRKKLPLDQKPDATEVLGEVRKKIACMFLNARGEHFFAEGKHYRAAASFRLAAKMAFKEMRKYQRF
- a CDS encoding N-acetylneuraminate synthase family protein, which encodes MDHVSIQIGDRLIGDHQPAYIIAEIGINHNGSLELAKKLIDSAVSAGCDAVKFQKRTPQLCVPPHQQSVVINTPWGAMAYLEYRYKVEFDEDEYREIDRYCKKRGILWFASCWDEPSVDFLQQFSPACYKACSAVLTNDDLLRRLNSTGRPLILSTGMSTMEEIRHAVSLLDQDRLLIAHCTSSYACPPEELNLNMIRTLQREFNCPIGYSGHEVGLVTTCAAVAIGASFVERHITIDRGLWGNDQAASLEPADLQRLVEEIREIEMALGDGMKKVYPSEDTVLKKLRRYR
- a CDS encoding glycosyltransferase, whose protein sequence is MKKVSLIVPSYNHGEYIEACLDSIFFQDYGNIEIIVVDDCSNDDTREILHDYAKKVTTEKTSYAFNYDEKKDMIERREIFRYPQEGRELRIIHNDHNMGATRTYNRGLKEASGEYCSFVASDDICHPLMISELARILDAGLADFVYGDMFIIDDRHRILREFKLPDYSFEASFCSWFLCGVATLYRRELHDQFGYYDENAAADDHECYLRFARNGARFYHIPKVLYSVRSHAQRNVGLHAPDRFGKLLQHSKQLVLAARRRHGRIES